The Periplaneta americana isolate PAMFEO1 chromosome 2, P.americana_PAMFEO1_priV1, whole genome shotgun sequence genome has a window encoding:
- the LOC138695169 gene encoding juvenile hormone acid O-methyltransferase-like — protein MGPTSIVQLSAMLQEEWRRIPVDILHKLVESMTDRMAAVIATRGSKMNNAILYSNHNSLQTAMARKVLSEYMDKLSWQPGDRILDVGCGNGNITVEELLPRVPGDFEVLAGMDISHTMLEFASSKYKHPKIKFIQADLAAEIPAESELRTPGFDKIFSSYCLNWIPDQRQAVRNIYNMLRPGGEAVLLISSWTPAYSAYEVQSKKSEWKQYLKDAYKFITPLQKSKDAAGDFYKILQDAGFEIINCYTEKVQHDYNTARCFKDSVKAYNPFIDKIPEDQQEDYMLDLLLEMTKIKHVETGNIDEKVTILRQEILVAYVKKYKKSH, from the exons atggggccaacttccattgtccaactgagtgccatgttgcaagaggaatggcgacgcattccagtggatatcctacacaagcTAGTGGAGAGCATGACTGACaggatggctgctgttatagcaacaagag gAAGTAAGATGAACAACGCAATTTTATATTCAAATCATAACTCTCTCCAGACGGCAATGGCAAGAAAAGTATTATCTGAATATATGGATAAGTTGAGTTGGCAACCAGGGGATAGAATTTTGGATGTTGGTTGCGGTAATGGAAATATAACTGTTGAAGAACTACTTCCCAGGGTGCCTGGAGACTTTGAGGTGTTGGCAGGGATGGATATATCGCATACAATGTTGGAGTTTGCCTCTAGCAAATACAAGCACCCAAAAATAAAGTTCATTCAGGCGGACCTCGCTGCCGAAATACCAGCTGAATCCGAACTTAGGACCCCGGGATTCGATAAGATCTTCTCCTCCTACTGTCTGAATTGGATTCCGGATCAAAG GCAAGCAGTGAGGAATATATACAATATGTTACGCCCTGGGGGCGAAGCAGTTCTTCTTATCTCGTCATGGACACCTGCGTACAGCGCGTACGAAGTGCAGAGCAAGAAATCAGAGTGGAAACAGTACTTGAAG gaTGCTTACAAATTCATTACACCCTTACAAAAATCGAAAGATGCTGCTGGAGATTTCTACAAAATTCTGCAGGATGCTGGTTTCGAAATCATAAATTGTTACACTGAGAAAGTTCAACATGATTACAACACAGCTCGTTGCTTCAAAG ATTCTGTGAAGGCCTATAATCCTTTCATCGACAAGATACCAGAAGACCAACAAGAAGACTATATGCTGGATTTACTACTtgaaatgacaaaaataaaacatgtGGAAACAGGAAACATAGACGAGAAAGTCACGATACTTCGTCAAGAGATTTTAGTCGCatatgtgaaaaaatataaaaaatcacaTTAA